The DNA segment ATCTACAAAGGCGAAATCCTTGACAGTGAGGTAGGGCAGTAATGCTTCAGCCTAGAAAGACTAAATTCCGTAAGCAGCAGACTGGTCGCCTTAAGGGTAAAGCTACCCGTGGCAACAGCATTGCTTTCGGTGACATCGGTTTGAAAGCGCTCGAACATGGCAAGATCTCCAACCAGCAGATTGAATCTGCTCGTATTGCGATGATCCGTCACATTCGACGCGGTGGTAAAGTTTGGATCCGTATCTTCCCGGATCACGTAAAGACCTCTAAACCTCTCGAAGTTCGTCAGGGTAAAGGTAAGGGTGCTCCATGTGGTTGGTACGCACCTGTTAAGCCTGGTCGTATCCTGTACGAAATCAAGGGTGTTGATATCGAGCTTGCTAAAGAAGCGCTGAAACGTGCATCTTACAAGCTTCCTATCAAGACTACTATCGTGGTTAAGGAGGGGCTCTAGAATGAAAGCCGCAGAACTTAAAAAACTTAGCGTTGAAGAACTCAACACTAAGCTGGAAGAAGCACGCAAGGAACTTTTTGACTTGCGTTTCAAGCATGCAACTGCACAGCTTGATAATACTTCCGGTATTCCTGCTACAAAACGTGCTATTGCACGTATTTTGACCATTTTGAAGGAAAAGGGAGCGTAAAATGTCCGAAGCTATTGAACAGCGGAAGGGTCGCGCGCTCGTTGGTACTGTTGTGAGTGACAAGAACGACAAAACTATTGTTGTTCGCGTTGAGACACTCGTAAAGCACCCTCTTCTTAAAAAGTACATTCGTCGTCGTAAGAAGTTTACTGCTCACGACCCTAACAACGAGTGTGCAATGGGTGATAAAGTAAAAATCATCGAGTTCCGTCCACTCAGTCGCAACAAACGCTGGCATCTCGTTTCTATTTTGGAAAAAGCCGTTTAGGGGTTTGCTATGATTCAGGTAGAATCTACTCTTGAAGTAGCGGACAACTCCGGTGCCAAAAAAGTTGCTTGTATTAAAGTACTCGGCGGTTCTAAACGCCGTTATGCTTCCGTAGGCGACATCATCGTAGTATCCGTGAAAGAGGCTATGCCTCATTCTAAGGTGAAAAAAGGTGACGTGATGAAAGCTGTTGTTGTGCGCACGAAGAAAGAAATTCGTCGCGTAGATGGCACTTACATCAAGTTCGACACCAACGCAGCAGTTGTGCTGAACAAACAGGGCGAGCCTGTTGGTACACGTATCTTCGGACCAGTTGCACGCGAACTTCGCGGTAAAGGTTTTATGAAGATTGTATCCCTCGCACCTGAGGTATTGTAGGAGCAACCATGAAACAGTATCGTATCCATAAAGACGACAAGGTCATGGTAACCTCCGGTAAGGACAAAGGCAAAATCGGCAAGGTTACTAAGATCCTTCGTAAGAAAGATCGTGTAGTTGTCGAAGGTGCAAATATGGTTAAGCGCCATACTAAGGCGAACCCGTATGCACAGCAGCCTGGTGGAATCGTCGAAAAAGAAATGCCTATTCACGTTTCCAACGTAATGGTCATGTGTGGTGCTTGTGCTGAACCTACTCGCGTAGGTTACCGCCGCACCGAAGACGGTAAAAAAGTGCGCTTCTGCAAGAAGTGTAACGAAATTCTTGGGTAGGGTGAAAGACGATGACCCGTCTGAATAAGATCTACAAAGATAACGTGGTGCCGGCCCTGCAGAAAGAGTTCCAGTACAAAGGACCTATGCAGGTTCCCGGGCTGGAAAAGATCTCCCTCAATATCGGCCTTGGCGAAGCAAGCTCTAACAACAAAATCCTCGAAGATGCTGTTGTTGCTCTTACCGCCATTGCTGGTCAGAAGGCCGTTGTTACTCGTGCTAAGAAGTCTATCGCTGCTTTTAAACTGCGTGAAGGCATGCCAATTGGCTGTCGTGTAACTCTTCGCGGTAAAGTAATGTGGGACTTCCTCGATAAGCTCGTTAACTTTGCACTGCCTCGTGTACGTGACTTCCGCGGTATCCCTGATCGTGGTTTTGATGGTCGTGGTAACTTTACCTTAGGTATTAAAGAACACACCATCTTCCCTGAAATGGAAGCAGATCGTGTTGATAATGCCTTCGGTATGAACATCACCATCGTTACTACCGCTTCCTCTGACAAAGAAGGCAAATTCCTGCTTGATCAGCTCGGAATGCCTTTCAAGAAGTAAGGAGAACCAAAGATGTCTCGTAAGTCTCTTGAAGTAAAAGCTGCACGTAAGCCTAAATTTAGTGCACGTGCATATAATCGTTGTCCTATTTGTGGACGCCCACGCGCATTTATGCGTCGCTTCGGCATTTGCCGTATCTGCTTCCGCCAGATGTCTCTGCGCGGCGAGCTTCCAGGCGTTCGTAAATCGAGCTGGTAAGTCACAAGGAGTTTTAGATGCTGACTGATCCTATTGCTGACATGCTTACCCGTGTCCGCAACGCGCACTTGGCCCTTCATAAGGAAGTGAGTGTGCCGCGCTCGAAGATGAAGGAATCCATTGCCTCCATCCTCAAGGCTGAGGGTTACGTAAACGACTACACTGTTGAAGATCGTGAAATTAAGATCACTTTGAAATACGTAAAAGGTAAAGCTGTAATCGCTGGCCTCAAGCGTATCTCTAAGCCAGGTCGTCGTGTTTACGTAGGTGCTCAGGATGTACCATCCGTTCAGAACGGTCTCGGTATTTGTATCCTGTCCACCTCCCGTGGTGTACTAGAAGGAAACGCTGCTAAAGAAGCTAATGCTGGCGGCGAAATCCTCTGCGAAATCTGGTAGCGGGTGCAGTCATGTCACGTATTGGTAAGCAGCCAGTAGCAATCCCTTCCGGCGTTGAAGTTAAGATTGCTGGCGAAGCTATTAATGTAAAGGGCCCTAAGGGCAGCATTTCTACCCCTGTAGAAGCTACCCTCAATTACGAAATTGCTGATGGCAACGTAGTAATTACCCGCAAAGATGAGTCCCGCGTAGCACGTGCACAGCACGGTCTCCGCCGCACTCTCATTGCTAACTGCATCGAAGGTGTAAGCAAAGGCTTCTCCAAGACTCTCGAAGTTAACGGTGTTGGTTACAAAGTTGCGGTAAAGGGAAACAATGTTGAACTTGCAGTTGGGTTCTCCCATCCAGTTTCTATGCCTCTTCCAGAAGGACTCGAGGCAAAAGCTGAGGGTAACAAGCTGACAATTAGCGGCATCGATAAGCAGCTCGTAGGTGAGTTTGCAGCTACCGTTCGTCGTGTTCGTC comes from the Halodesulfovibrio marinisediminis DSM 17456 genome and includes:
- the rplP gene encoding 50S ribosomal protein L16: MLQPRKTKFRKQQTGRLKGKATRGNSIAFGDIGLKALEHGKISNQQIESARIAMIRHIRRGGKVWIRIFPDHVKTSKPLEVRQGKGKGAPCGWYAPVKPGRILYEIKGVDIELAKEALKRASYKLPIKTTIVVKEGL
- the rpmC gene encoding 50S ribosomal protein L29 — encoded protein: MKAAELKKLSVEELNTKLEEARKELFDLRFKHATAQLDNTSGIPATKRAIARILTILKEKGA
- the rpsQ gene encoding 30S ribosomal protein S17, producing the protein MSEAIEQRKGRALVGTVVSDKNDKTIVVRVETLVKHPLLKKYIRRRKKFTAHDPNNECAMGDKVKIIEFRPLSRNKRWHLVSILEKAV
- the rplN gene encoding 50S ribosomal protein L14; the encoded protein is MIQVESTLEVADNSGAKKVACIKVLGGSKRRYASVGDIIVVSVKEAMPHSKVKKGDVMKAVVVRTKKEIRRVDGTYIKFDTNAAVVLNKQGEPVGTRIFGPVARELRGKGFMKIVSLAPEVL
- the rplX gene encoding 50S ribosomal protein L24, translated to MKQYRIHKDDKVMVTSGKDKGKIGKVTKILRKKDRVVVEGANMVKRHTKANPYAQQPGGIVEKEMPIHVSNVMVMCGACAEPTRVGYRRTEDGKKVRFCKKCNEILG
- the rplE gene encoding 50S ribosomal protein L5; this translates as MTRLNKIYKDNVVPALQKEFQYKGPMQVPGLEKISLNIGLGEASSNNKILEDAVVALTAIAGQKAVVTRAKKSIAAFKLREGMPIGCRVTLRGKVMWDFLDKLVNFALPRVRDFRGIPDRGFDGRGNFTLGIKEHTIFPEMEADRVDNAFGMNITIVTTASSDKEGKFLLDQLGMPFKK
- a CDS encoding type Z 30S ribosomal protein S14: MSRKSLEVKAARKPKFSARAYNRCPICGRPRAFMRRFGICRICFRQMSLRGELPGVRKSSW
- the rpsH gene encoding 30S ribosomal protein S8, with translation MLTDPIADMLTRVRNAHLALHKEVSVPRSKMKESIASILKAEGYVNDYTVEDREIKITLKYVKGKAVIAGLKRISKPGRRVYVGAQDVPSVQNGLGICILSTSRGVLEGNAAKEANAGGEILCEIW
- the rplF gene encoding 50S ribosomal protein L6, yielding MSRIGKQPVAIPSGVEVKIAGEAINVKGPKGSISTPVEATLNYEIADGNVVITRKDESRVARAQHGLRRTLIANCIEGVSKGFSKTLEVNGVGYKVAVKGNNVELAVGFSHPVSMPLPEGLEAKAEGNKLTISGIDKQLVGEFAATVRRVRPPEPYKGKGIKYDNEQIRRKAGKSAGK